DNA sequence from the Streptomyces sp. HUAS 15-9 genome:
TAGAGCCAGTACGGCTGCGTGGGCCAGCTGAAAAGGTAGAAGCCCAGTGCGCCCTTGTCGGGGGTCTCGTCGTTGAGCGGGCTCAGCCCGGGGTTGTAGGAGGCGTAGGAGAGCAGTCCGGTGACGAACAGCAGCGGCATCCCGATCAGGAGGACCAGACCGAACATCGACGTCAGCCAAGGCCCTCGAATCGGGCTGCGCCAGAACCCGGGACGGAACGGACCCGGGGGCGGGGGCATCTGCCCGAAGCGCTGCGCCGCTGCACGGCTCCAGGCAGCGCCCGCCGCACCAGCGGTCGCCACGACGCCGCGCACACGCTTCAGCCACTCGCCCGCCGACTTGTCGCCCGGCTTCCGGCGTCGCGGCCCACTGGACGGGTCCGAACCCGACGGATGCCCGCCACCTGCCATCGGCCGCCTCCTCCGGTCAACAAGGACACCTCCAAGCTGGCACAGGTCAGGCGGGCTGTCCGGGCCTGAGGTACAAGCGGGTGTCCGCCACCAGCCGAACGGTCGAACCACTCCCTCGGGCACCCCGCGGCTTGCCGCCAGTACGGCTGTCACGCGATGTCGGCGGGGTCCGGGCAAAACACCGGAACGCGCTGGACGAGGTTGTTACCGTTGGTCTGATTCGGCCCGACCCCTATACGTGACCCACGGTGCAAAGTAGCCACCGCGGCTCCTGACGGCCCTGCTCTCCGACGGTGCTCTCGCGCCCGCCTTCACCAGACGCCAGAACGCGGGATTGTGTGAAACACGCCGACGCGCGGCGAGCGTCCTGCACCCCTGCGTGGCTGGCCCATGCTGTCCATGGTGGCCACACTCCTCATTGCCGCCGGGTTGTACGTCCGCTGGAACCGCGCCAGGCAGAGGCGGCCTGACCGCTAACAAAGAGCGATCTCCTGCCCGTGGGCTCCTCAAGCCCACGGGCAGGAGGTACTCCAAGGCTGGAGTCAGCCGGTTTCCCCATCCCGTCGCGCATCGACACGTTCCCACGTTGGGCCAGAGTGGAGCCGACCCGCCCTCACCAGGACCATCACTTCACCCCCGTGTCCGGTCGAACCACGCGGCAGCTCCACCGGGGATGCGAGAGAGTACGGAATGCGCCGAGCGACCGGAACTGGCACCAGCCGTGCTCACTGCGCGATGCGGCCCATCTCCGTGGTGAAGAGCACGGGGTCACTGTCGAAGCCCCGGATCATCTCGTGCAGTTCCCACGCCCCGGACGCGTTCCTGATGAACTCGGCGACCGTCGCGGACGTGGCGTCGGCGACCCGGCCGAAGTCGTCCGCCAGCAGCTGCCGGTATCCCTCGAAGACGACCACTTCCGCGTTGGATATGTCACCGAAGGTGCGGGGGCCGCCGTCCTGGTGGATGGCCACCCCGACCACCACTCGCCCGTACACGGACGACAGCCGCTCGAACTCCAGCACCATCACCTCGACGAACCCGAAACCCAAGCCGGTCTGGCTGTGCCGGCTCATGTTGATGGTGCCGTCCGGCGATCGACTGTCGTAGTGCACGACATACGCCGGCCGCCCGTAAAGATCGTCCGCCGGGTACGTCGTCGCGATGATGTCGAGGTGCCGAGGCGGTTCCCCGTACGGACTCGGATCCCACCGGAGCCGCACCTCGACCTTGCCCAACCCCCCACCACTCACCTTGCCGCTCCTCTCGGGACCATCGCGAGACCTTCCTTCATGGTCAAGTATGTGTTCCAAACGGGGATTTGACGCCTCCTTAGCGGTCGTCCTTGGGGCGCCGACATCGTGCTGCCTCACTGTGACCGTGTTGGCGCGCCGGTAGCATGCTTGCTGCCTGGTGGCGCTGCATCCGTGTCAGTCGCAGATCCGATCGTCATCGGAGCGTTCATCCTGGTGTTTCCCTCCACCAGGATCACGCTGCCGCCGGACGGCCTGCCTCAGACCCCGATGAGGCGAGCCGCTTCTTTCGCCTCCGGCGCCTGATCCCATGCCGCGCCGTTCGAAGCGGACCGCTCACCCGGGACTCCACTCCAACGCAGGCGCGCCCAAGTCCTCGCATACCCCGCCTGCCCGAGAGGTGCCGGGCGCTGACGGCCCTGGCCATCAGTCGGGGTGTCACCAGCACCGCTCCCGGGAGCGGGGGCCTACGGGGAGATCCGTCCGTGGCTGGGACCGGCATCAGGCGGCCGCCTTCTTGGACGCGGCGTGACTGAGGCCAACGGGGATGTAGCCCCGGCCGCCGGTCGTACATGATCGGTCTGCAGGTCGGCACGCGCCACCTCTGCCGGCGTCGAGATCGGCACGGTCGGTCACCAAGCGAACCTCGGCTCCTCGCGCTTCGCGAGATGAGCCCGTCCTGCCGCGCGAGCGACGGCTTGGGGCACAGCGGCCACGGTGTATTCACCCAAGAAGCCAGGATCCGACGGCGAGGGCGGTGAGGACCAACATGACGGGGCCCAATGGCAGGCCGCGGTCGCGGGGGAAGACAGGGAGGGCGGGCCGCAGCTCTGGGTGCGCGTGCAGGGTGGTGACCTCGTTCACCATGCGGACGTACGACGGACACAGTTTGAGCCGACGTTCCGCCTTCGGCAGGCCCACGCCCGAAAGTTGCCAGGTACGGCCGTCCGCCATGGTGATCAGCACGCTCCCTTCCGCTGTGTACCGGGCCGCTCGAAACCGTTCCCAGGGGACATGCCGTACCCTCCACGCCCCTGTCAGCCATAGCCCCGAACTGTCCGCAGTGACCCGCCAGTTGAGCTGCTTGGCAGCCGGGCCGAACCACGTCAGAAGGCCGGGCAGGAGAGCAGCCCTCCAGCCGAACCCCTCCGTCACGAGCGACTGGGCGATGAAGGCGACGCCCGCACCCACGCACAGGGCCAGGGCCAGGCCGCATGTGCGCGCCAGAGCGCTCGGTCCCCAGCGCAGAGGATGTTCCGCCGGGGTCAAGCGCGTGGGAACGCGATCGGCCGCGGGTGGCCCCTGTGAGTCCGTGGCCGCGGAGGTAGTTCCTGCCTCTTCGGTGGCCGGTGTCGGCGCCGTGCCGGGGCGAGGCAGCCGGACCGGGCTGGTCGTACGGATCACGACCGGCTGGGCGTCCCTGTCGGTGGTGGCGAGGACCAGTTCGCCGCCTTCGTATGGAGAGCCGAACATAACGGCTTCGCGCAACCGGGGGTCGATGACGAGCGGCACTTCTTCGTCCGCTTCCTCATGGCCGTGCTCTGCATCGGCCTCGTCCGCGTCGGGCCGATCCGCTGTGAATCGGCCGACGAAGATCGGCGCACGAGCGGCTGTGTCATCTCCTGCGTAGATCCCGATCCGCCCGTCGTCATCGATGCGTTCCAGCACGCGCAAGGTCGGCACCGGTGCCCGACGCAGGACGGCGGCGCGGCGCCGGGCCAGGAGACCGGTGAGCAGCATGGAGCCCCCGGGCAGGCCGCCGGCCAGGGTGAGCAGCTGCCAGTCGAGGGCGTCGTACGGCTCGGCTGCCAGACGCCGCCGCCTCCCGTCCTCCAGTACGGTCACGGTGCTGCCGATGCGGTAATCCTCCGGGTAGGACGCGCTGAGGGTGAGGCGCCGGGTGTCATCGGTGCGCACCCGGACCGATGCCTCGCCCCGGCCGACCACCTTCGCGGTGGTGCGCTCGGCACGATCCGCGCGGTGCTGGTCTACGCGGATGCCATCGAGTCCATGAGCGATAGCGAAGGCGGCCACCCCGACAAGAAGCAGCCCTGCCGTGATCTGGATCGTCCCGCGCCGCAGTCGGGCGGCCGGGTCGGGCAGTGAGTGCCGGACCCCCGCGGCGCGCTCCATCAAGCCTCGTTGCCGATGACGGGCGGCGATGCGTGCGAAGGCGGCTGCACAGCCGAAGACCAGGGCCACGAGTACGGAGATGTTGGCGACCGCCGCCATCGGTCCGCTGCCTGGCAGTTCGACCCGCGCGACGATGACCGCCAAGGCGGGTGCGGTGAGCAGCGTCAGCTCCGGCAGTCGGGCGAGCCAGTACAGAAGCCCCACGGCCAGCCCCGTTTCTGCCATGCCGAGCCAGTCCGCACCGCACGGAGCGGCATCGCTGCACGGCCGGTCCGGCGTCGCCGCGTTCGCCCAGACCACGGTGATCAGAAGTGCCCATATCGACCACAGCGGCCGCGCCCAGGGCGCGCTGCGGGCGCGCGTCCACTGGGCAGCATCTTCGGAGGACCAGATGGGCGTGCCTGGTGGCACGGAGGCGGAAGGTATCGGGAGGGGAGACTCGGACACCCGAGGATTATGCGCTGCGGCTGCTCGCTCGCCATTGCCGGTGTGCGGCAATGTCCTGGGGCCCGGATCTGCAGGACGAGCCCCTACCCGCATGGCTGAGCAGATGACGGTCTGCGACCTCGTCGCCGACCAGTGCTGTCCCCGGCAGCCACGCTGCTTTTAACGAGCGGCTGTACAGCCATGGAACCGGGCCTGCCGACCACCAGCACCGTCGCATACGAGCCCGGACCGACTCCTCCTTCGGCTCGCTCAGGGGCTGCCGTGGTCGCGGGCGTAGGCGGCCAGAGACCTGCTGTCTTGTGCCTCCGGTGTGCAGGAATCGCTGGTCGAGCACAGTGGCGAGGTCATCGAGGGCGATGGCGAGCACGGCTGCGGCGCTCCGGGCCTCCGGGCGCTCTGTTCGACTTGTCCGCCCGGCGAAGTCGCCGGCGTAGCCGAGGGTGAGAGCCAGAGAGATGTCGCCGGGTCCGTCGTGGAAGTAGTAGGACTCGGGGTATTGGAGGAAGTCCACGCAGGTACGTGCGATGTCGGCAGCGAGTTGGCCGAGGACGGCGGCCCCTACGTCGGAGGCCGGTTGCCCATGTGAGCCGCGCGCTCGCGCACCTCGGCAAGCTCGGCATCGGTGAGCTGGGCCAGGATGACCGAGGCCGTCTCACGGTCATCGTCGGAAGCCGGGCCGAGCCGCTCGGGAATGACGGCGGCCCTGCTGGAGGTGAGGACCTCTCGTACGGAAAGACGGAATCGGCGTCCGGAGCCATCACGGACCAGGACCTCGTTGCCCGCAGCGGCGCCGAACATTGCCTCCACTACGACGGCCTCGCCGTCGTCCATCAGCCTCGTACCCACGCCCACCCGTACCGCGGCTCCGGTCATGCTCGCTCCCCTTCGTGTGTCCGGCACCTGCCGAGCGGGCTCGTCCCTCAGGGGCGTTTCGTCCTGGCCGCTTTCGTCTATGAGGGGCGGCAAGTCGCGCCTCCCAGCGCCAACCAGCAAGGCTTGCCCTTTTCGCAGTTCGTGACGTTCGGACAGCGGCACCGTCAAGTCGGTCACGAAGTGCTGGCACCACAGCAGCCGCAGCACGGCGGCCCGTACTTTCCATACCGAGTGATTAGGGAACGCTCGGAATGACTCACCCAGGGATGCCCCGTGCAAATCGGCTTCCCGGATCTCCGTGAGCAGATCTTCGTCGAAGAGCCAGTCGCGACGGTAACCCGCGAGGAACCGCAGATTCGCCAACTCGGATTCCGGCGGTTCGCTCCACAACTCGAAGTCCCAACCGCGAGCCAGGGCTACCTCACGTGCCCAGCCGAGCGCGTAGTTCGTTTTCGGCCGGATCAACAGGTGGCGTGGTTTGACATCGACGACCAGCGGCACATGCCCGTCACGCCTCACAAGGAAGTCCGGGACATGACGTGTTCGTTGTCCATCCACCTTGGCGGAGAGCAGGAACGGCTGGGCCCAGATTCCCGTCACGCTCCGGTCGAAGTCGTCATAGAGCAGGCGCGTCAACTCGAGGCGCGACTCGTAGACAACATGATCCCGCATTGTGGAGGACCAATATGTGCCCGAGTAGTGGGGCTTCGACGGCCCGAGGTCATCGACACCCGACGAATGCCAAGCCCGGCCCTCCTCGATCGTCCCGTCCGTACGACGCAGGCTTACGGAGACATCGCCGACGATGCGCGACACATCCCACCCCCGAGCTACAAAGGCTCGGTGATTGGCCCGGTCTCGATCAGCTGAGACGTTCCAGGGCCACGCCAGGGAGCACCAATTCACAGCCGAAAGCACGATCTGCACTACTACGGGTGAGCGATCAGACATGTGTTCGTCTCGCTGCGCTGTCCTTTGGGCCGGACAGAGGCCAAGATCGACGAGAAAGGGACATGCGAAATGAGAACCTACAGGTCGCGTCGGGAAGATCCTCGGCCGGCGCCCTGTTGGCAGAGGCGTGAACAACACGCGCGAGGTCGAGGTAGTCGTCATAGGCGCTGGTCAGGCCGGTCTGTCCAGCGCCTATCACCTGCGCCGCACCGGCTTCGAGCCGGACCGCGACTTCGTGGTGCTCGACCACGCCCCCGGTCCGGGCGGTGCCTGGCAGTTCCGCTGGCCTTCGCTGACGTACGGCAAGGTCCACGGGATGCACTCGCTGCCGGGCATGGAGCTGACGGACACCGATCCGGCGCGGCCGTCGGCCGAGGTCATCGCCGAGTACTTCGACACCTACGAGCGCGCCTTCGATCTGCGGGTACGGCGCCCGGTCGACGTACGCGCCGTGCGCGACCGGGAGGACGACCGGCTGCTCGTGGAGGCCTCGGACGGCACCTGGTCTACACGGGCGCTGATCAACGCGACCGGCACCTGGGACCGGCCGTTCTGGCCGCGCTGTCCGGGCCAGGAGACGTTCCGCGGGCGGCAGTTGCACACCGTTCAGTACGCGGGGCCCGAGGAGTTCGCCGGGCAGCGGGTGGTCGTGGTCGGCGGCGGCGCGTCCGGCACCCAGCATCTCCTGGAGATCGCCCCGTACGCGGCCGCCACCACCTGGGTCACCCGGCGGCCGCCGGTCTTCCGCGAGGGGCCGTTCGACGAGAACGTGGGGAGGTCGGCCGTCGCGCTGGTGGAGGAGCGGGTGCGGCAGGGCCTCCCGCCGCGGAGTGTGGTCTCGGTCACGGGGCTGCCGCTCAACGACGCGATTCGGCAAGGGCTTCGGGACGGGGGCCTGGACCGGCTGCCGATGTTCGACCGGATCACACCGGTCGGGGTGGAATGGGAGGACGGCAGGCGCGTGGACACCGACGTGATCCTGTGGGCGACCGGGTTCCGGGCCGCTCTCGACCATCTGGTCCCGCTGCGGCTGCGCGGGCCGGGCGGCGGGATCCGTATGGAGGGGACCCGTACGGCCGCCGATCCGCGGATCCATCTCGTCGGTTACGGTCCCTCGGCGAGCACCATCGGGGCCAACCGCGCGGGACGCGCGGCCGTACGGGAGACCAGGCGGCTGCTGGCCGAGGAGCCTGTCGCCGCGTGATGTCCCGTCGGGTCGCCGGCCGGGTCGTCGCTCGGGTCATTTCG
Encoded proteins:
- a CDS encoding TerD family protein, encoding MSGGGLGKVEVRLRWDPSPYGEPPRHLDIIATTYPADDLYGRPAYVVHYDSRSPDGTINMSRHSQTGLGFGFVEVMVLEFERLSSVYGRVVVGVAIHQDGGPRTFGDISNAEVVVFEGYRQLLADDFGRVADATSATVAEFIRNASGAWELHEMIRGFDSDPVLFTTEMGRIAQ
- a CDS encoding TnsA-like heteromeric transposase endonuclease subunit — translated: MSRIVGDVSVSLRRTDGTIEEGRAWHSSGVDDLGPSKPHYSGTYWSSTMRDHVVYESRLELTRLLYDDFDRSVTGIWAQPFLLSAKVDGQRTRHVPDFLVRRDGHVPLVVDVKPRHLLIRPKTNYALGWAREVALARGWDFELWSEPPESELANLRFLAGYRRDWLFDEDLLTEIREADLHGASLGESFRAFPNHSVWKVRAAVLRLLWCQHFVTDLTVPLSERHELRKGQALLVGAGRRDLPPLIDESGQDETPLRDEPARQVPDTRRGASMTGAAVRVGVGTRLMDDGEAVVVEAMFGAAAGNEVLVRDGSGRRFRLSVREVLTSSRAAVIPERLGPASDDDRETASVILAQLTDAELAEVRERAAHMGNRPPT
- a CDS encoding NAD(P)/FAD-dependent oxidoreductase gives rise to the protein MNNTREVEVVVIGAGQAGLSSAYHLRRTGFEPDRDFVVLDHAPGPGGAWQFRWPSLTYGKVHGMHSLPGMELTDTDPARPSAEVIAEYFDTYERAFDLRVRRPVDVRAVRDREDDRLLVEASDGTWSTRALINATGTWDRPFWPRCPGQETFRGRQLHTVQYAGPEEFAGQRVVVVGGGASGTQHLLEIAPYAAATTWVTRRPPVFREGPFDENVGRSAVALVEERVRQGLPPRSVVSVTGLPLNDAIRQGLRDGGLDRLPMFDRITPVGVEWEDGRRVDTDVILWATGFRAALDHLVPLRLRGPGGGIRMEGTRTAADPRIHLVGYGPSASTIGANRAGRAAVRETRRLLAEEPVAA